A stretch of Oncorhynchus mykiss isolate Arlee chromosome 26, USDA_OmykA_1.1, whole genome shotgun sequence DNA encodes these proteins:
- the sult5a1 gene encoding sulfotransferase family 5A, member 1, producing the protein MARLDVTETFHHISFPGHIHTQDSLNYACHFKFQDRDTVIATYPKSGTTWMQEIVTLVKNRGDPQLSKTVPNWARAPWLEQYYSAKVLGATQGPRIITTHLPYNLLASALQGSKAKVIYVARNPKDVVVSYYHFHKMAKFLPEPNSFDEFLDSFLEGSVSYGSWFDHVKGWTKQAEVLANVLYVSYEDMWLDLRGSMEKISAFLQCPLAGEELTSSLRHCSFSSMRDNAMVNYTLVPQEIMDHSKGKFMRKGKIGDWRNTFREDQICLFDTVYSYQMQDCPLTFLWECPEGEEE; encoded by the exons atggccaGGCTGGACGTGACAGAGACCTTCCATCACATCTCATTCCCTGGGCACATTCACACACAGGACTCCCTGAACTATGCCTGCCACTTCAAGTTCCAGGACAGGGACACCGTCATCGCCACCTACCCCAAATCAG GGACTACCTGGATGCAGGAGATTGTCACTCTTGTGAAAAACAGAGGGGACCCACAACTCTCCAAAACTGTTCCCAACTGGGCCCGAGCCCCCTGGCTGGAACAGTATTACAGTGCAAAGGTGCTAGGGGCCACCCAAGGGCCCCGAATCATTACCACTCACCTGCCCTACAACCTGCTGGCCTCTGCCCTCCAGGGCTCCAAAGCTAAG GTCATCTATGTTGCCAGAAACCCCAAAGATGTTGTTGTGTCATATTACCACTTCCATAAAATGGCCAAATTCCTCCCAGAACCCAACTCATTTGATGAGTTTCTGGATAGTTTTCTGGAGGGATCAG TGAGTTATGGGTCCTGGTTCGATCATGTGAAAGGCTGGACGAAACAAGCAGAAGTCTTGGCAAATGTTCTTTATGTCTCTTATGAGGATATGTGGCTG GACCTGCGAGGCTCGATGGAGAAGATCAGCGCTTTCCTGCAGTGCCCCCTAGCGGGCGAGGAGTTAACCAGCTCCCTGAGACACTGCAGCTTTAGCAGCATGAGAGACAACGCCATGGTGAACTACACCCTGGTCCCACAGGAGATCATGGACCACAGCAAAGGCAAATTCATGAGGAAAG GTAAAATCGGTGACTGGAGAAACACTTTCAGAGAGGACCAGATTTGTCTATTCGACACCGTCTACAGCTACCAGATGCAAGACTGTCCTCTGACCTTTCTATGGGAGTGtcctgagggggaggaggagtag